The following are encoded in a window of Phoenix dactylifera cultivar Barhee BC4 unplaced genomic scaffold, palm_55x_up_171113_PBpolish2nd_filt_p 000381F, whole genome shotgun sequence genomic DNA:
- the LOC113463391 gene encoding uncharacterized protein LOC113463391, whose protein sequence is MGFPDNQSPWPSSSSFRRSNPLTLATLRLRCCLLPSSTSTTSNLLEEHQPSSVFLENSRKLWTIFKVQFQKLNGILRVLIALTMGHLQLSTYFVLDALNFCFWPALAKL, encoded by the exons ATGGGATTCCCAGATAACCAGAGTCCAtggccctcttcttcttccttccgacGCTCCAATCCTCTAACTCTGGCGACGCTCCGCCTCCGGTGCTGCCTCCTCCCGTCCTCCACCTCAACTACATCAAATCTGCTGGAAGAACACCAACCCAGTAGTGTTTTTCTTGAG AATTCGAGAAAGTTGTGGACAATATTCAAGGTTCAATTCCAAAAGTTGAATGGAATTTTGAGGGTACTCATTGCTTTGACAATGGGCCACTTACAGCTCAGTACCTATTTTGTTTTGGACGCATTGAACTTTTGTTTTTGGCCAG CTCTTGCGAAACTGTGA